Proteins encoded within one genomic window of Planctomycetota bacterium:
- a CDS encoding VWA domain-containing protein, translating to MTQSQGGRTHIAIILDRTGSMQIIRQDTIGGFNTFLGEQQTQPTPATLTLVQFDGQDPYEVIHKFTDINLVPKLTEETYVPRGNTPLYDAVGRGILDLKASLAAQPEALRPGKIVFVIVTDGHENASREFNGVQVKAMIAQMKEAGWQFVFLSADEKEVTDGMGLNIDRGYSMAVGKNAIGANHMWKRVSERLFDYRDDKAINMRMDETTPAKPTDKAPDAAARPPARKKR from the coding sequence ATGACGCAGTCACAAGGCGGTCGCACGCACATTGCCATCATTTTGGACCGGACGGGATCGATGCAGATCATCCGGCAGGACACCATCGGCGGCTTCAACACATTTCTGGGCGAGCAGCAGACCCAGCCCACGCCGGCCACGCTCACACTGGTGCAGTTCGACGGCCAGGACCCCTACGAGGTGATCCACAAGTTCACTGACATCAACCTGGTGCCAAAGTTGACCGAGGAAACCTATGTGCCCCGTGGCAACACGCCGCTCTACGACGCGGTGGGACGCGGCATTCTCGACCTGAAGGCGAGCCTGGCCGCTCAGCCCGAAGCCTTGCGGCCTGGCAAAATCGTCTTTGTGATCGTGACCGACGGGCACGAGAACGCCAGCCGTGAGTTCAACGGCGTGCAGGTGAAAGCCATGATCGCCCAGATGAAGGAGGCCGGTTGGCAATTCGTCTTCCTCAGCGCCGATGAGAAGGAAGTCACCGATGGGATGGGCCTGAACATCGACCGCGGCTACTCGATGGCGGTGGGCAAGAACGCCATCGGCGCGAATCACATGTGGAAGCGGGTGTCGGAGCGATTGTTCGATTACCGCGACGACAAGGCCATTAACATGAGGATGGACGAGACGACGCCAGCCAAGCCGACGGACAAGGCGCCGGACGCGGCCGCAAGACCGCCGGCAAGGAAGAAGCGCTGA